The following proteins come from a genomic window of Dreissena polymorpha isolate Duluth1 chromosome 1, UMN_Dpol_1.0, whole genome shotgun sequence:
- the LOC127864683 gene encoding uncharacterized protein LOC127864683 isoform X2, translating into MQGSYAKFERNKVKTMRLNIQSFLFQCDNTSTNEAYENVEYTVDKIRQKVNLLLTEFENSSIKEQKEELKLKQAPLISVIKTCIRHHGELLRLHEAMQKVKYQPELSLIAHYKCLDKIQQCEIYMNENFSDELFSVKGVSKYKVRIFRDSDTCWIIAVCALPDGQVLVADWQNDKVKLLNQQYQVVSHWGVNAIPWDMCVITPSEAAVALGDHGVQFITVTQSKLVPGRRLQLQHDCRGIVHDQGDLFICSITALYKYSLSGTLVCRLYEDTSASDTVYRCAVSPTGDRLYITSLKQPKLLTLARDGTLLATYTDPALYGSSGLHVTPAGQVLVCGWGSDTVLQVGCEGESKLATLATQEDGVWYPESVCYSSTTSSIIVGQIGDNILVFRVE; encoded by the exons ATGCAGGGCTCCTATGCTAAATTTGAGCGAAACAAGGTGAAGACAATGCGACTAAATATACAATCTTTCTTATTCCAATGTGACAACACCTCCACGAATGAAGCATATGAAAATGTGGAATATACAGTAGATAAAATTCGTCagaaagtaaatttattattaacagaATTTGAAAATAGCTCTATTAAAGAACAGAAAGAAGAGCTGAAACTCAAACAAGCTCCTCTCATCAGTGTGATCAAAACCTGCATCAGACATCATGGTGAATTGTTGCGACTCCATGAAGCCATGCAGAAAGTGAAGTATCAACCAGAACTCTCCTTAATAGCCCATTACAAATGTCTGGACAAAATACAACAGTGTGAGATATATATGAATGAGAACTTTTCAGACGAGTTGTTCTCTGTGAAAGGGGTGTCTAAGTACAAAGTGAGAATATTTAGGGATTCAGATACATGCTGGATCATTGCAGTATGTGCTCTGCCAGATGGGCAAGTCTTGGTTGCAGACTGGCAGAATGACaaagtcaagctgctgaaccagcagtaccaggtggtgagtcactggggtGTGAATGCCATACCATGGGACATGTGTGTCATCACACCCAGTGAGGCTGCGGTGGCTTTGGGTGATCatggggtccagtttatcactgtcacCCAGAGCAAGCTAGTTCCTGGCAGGAggcttcagttacaacatgacTGTAGAGGCATTGTCCACGACCAGGGAGACTTGTTTATCTGCTCTATTACTGCCCTGTACAAGTACTCACTGAGTGGGACACTGGTCTGCAGACTGTATGAAGATACATCAGCTTCtgatacag tatacaggtgtgctgtgagtcccacaggagacaggctgtacatcaccagcttAAAGCAGcccaagcttctcaccctggccagggatggcacactcctggctacatacacagacccagcactataTGGCTCatctggtctacatgtgacccctgcaggccaggtgctggtctgtggatgggGGTccgacactgtactacaggtgggctgcgagggagagagtaagctggctacgctggctactCAGGAGGATGGAGTGTGGTACCCagagtcagtctgctacagcagcacaacatcatccatcattgtggggcAGATTggggacaacatcctggtgttcagagtggaatag